In one window of Plasmodium berghei ANKA genome assembly, chromosome: 14 DNA:
- a CDS encoding BIR protein — protein sequence MDAEICRNFIYLMTKFPDKLINGQYKIEDDQHFKQYCNNDSCDTDLEKVNAGCLYLLDAFYKNSDLFQSVANSNINIVEYIIIWLSYMLTLKENTSSSMSHLQHFYTTYINGGDKYKNSITGVTEYTNYKDLIDKTNMMKMDIKDISKFYDAFKTLCEMYTAFDESTSNCTKCSEKANQFVEKYKELNGDSSNTEGTSYNKILSTLSTDYNNLKNKCSNIASFPEINTSTNTAKITKQTSEQTVQNSAQTSEVALLSSSIGNKLIPVLSIFGAIAFFLGIGYKYSLFKSRKRSRKQHLREKLKNKEENE from the exons ATGGATGCCGAAATA tGTAGGAACTTCATTTATCTAATGACGAAATTTCCCGATAAATTGATTAATGGACAGTATAAAATTGAAGATGATCAACATTTCAAACAGTATTGTAATAATGACAGTTGTGATACTGATCTCGAAAAAGTTAATGCTGGATGTTTATATTTGCTTGATGCATTTTATAAGAATTCTGATTTGTTTCAATCTGTTGCAAATAGTAACATCAATATTGTTGAATACATTATAATATGGTTAAGTTATATGTTAACCCTAAAGGAAAATACTAGTAGCTCCATGAGCCATCTACAGCATTTTTATacaacatatataaatggtGGTGATAAGTATAAAAATTCCATAACAGGTGTTACGGAgtatacaaattataagGATCTTATagataaaacaaatatgatgaaaatggatattaaagatatatctaaattttatgatgCATTTAAAACATTATGTGAAATGTATACTGCATTTGATGAAAGCACGTCAAATTGCACAAAATGTTCGGAAAAAGCTAATCAATTtgttgaaaaatataaagaactAAATGGAGATTCTAGTAATACTGAAGGCACTTCctacaataaaatattatctaCATTATCAActgattataataatttaaaaaataaatgtagcAATATTGCATCTTTTCCAGAGATAAACACATCAACAAATACTGCAAAAATTACTAAACAAACTTCTGAACAAACTGTGCAAAATTCCGCACAAACATCTGAAGTTGCATTATTAAGTTCGTCGATAGGAAACAAATTAATTCCAGTTTTATCGATATTTGGTGCAatagcattttttttaggaaTTGGATATaag tattcattatttaagtCTCGAAAACGATCTCGAAAACAACATTTAAGAGAAAagctaaaaaataaagaagaaaatgaataa